One window from the genome of Bdellovibrio sp. ArHS encodes:
- a CDS encoding FMN-binding glutamate synthase family protein, whose amino-acid sequence MRKEFYIALVAVLAMNVLFYFYWTIGLFSLFFFVPFFALGIRDIRQTRHAIKSNFPVFGHFRYLLESIRPEINQYFIESNTDGRPFSREQRSVVYQRAKKVLDTVPFGTQHDVYKQGYEFVTHSMYPKHVSEKDLRIMVGGEKCKQPYSLSLLNISAMSFGSLSTNAILSLNGGAKDGGFAHNTGEGGISPYHLEMGGDLIWQIGTGYFGCRTHEGTFDPELFKKNANRPQVKMIEIKLSQGAKPGHGGILSGKKVTQEIADIRNVPLGKDVISPPGHSAFNDASEMLTFIEKLRDLSGGKPVGIKLCLGHRREFEELVSLMAQKNSYPDFIAVDGAEGGTGAAPLEFSNYMGMPGIDALVIVVDTLKKFGIRDKVKVLATGKITTAFDIVKLLCIGADATYAARSMLLALGCIQALRCNNNKCPTGVATQDPNLVKGLHVPTKRERVKNFHSETLETVAHIIGAMGLSKHQDLSRADLYKRIDENQIRTYQDLYPEQI is encoded by the coding sequence ATGAGAAAAGAGTTTTACATCGCCCTGGTGGCTGTGTTGGCAATGAATGTTCTGTTTTATTTCTATTGGACGATCGGATTGTTTTCTCTCTTCTTTTTCGTTCCTTTTTTTGCCCTGGGTATTCGTGACATCCGTCAAACACGTCACGCGATCAAATCAAATTTTCCCGTCTTTGGACATTTTCGCTATCTTCTGGAGTCCATCCGCCCCGAGATAAATCAGTACTTCATTGAATCAAATACCGATGGCCGGCCCTTCAGTCGTGAACAACGATCTGTGGTTTATCAGCGTGCTAAAAAAGTTTTAGACACGGTTCCATTTGGAACTCAGCACGACGTTTACAAACAGGGGTATGAGTTTGTGACTCACTCTATGTATCCAAAACATGTCAGCGAAAAAGACTTGCGCATCATGGTGGGTGGGGAAAAGTGTAAACAGCCTTATTCGCTTTCATTGTTGAATATTTCAGCGATGAGTTTTGGGTCCCTTTCGACCAATGCGATTCTTTCCTTAAATGGAGGCGCCAAAGACGGAGGCTTTGCCCACAATACGGGGGAAGGCGGGATCTCACCTTATCATCTGGAAATGGGCGGCGATCTGATTTGGCAAATTGGCACGGGTTATTTTGGCTGCCGCACGCACGAAGGAACCTTTGATCCGGAACTATTTAAAAAGAATGCGAACCGACCCCAGGTGAAAATGATTGAGATCAAGCTATCTCAGGGCGCAAAACCCGGTCATGGGGGAATCCTTTCAGGAAAAAAGGTCACCCAGGAAATTGCGGATATTCGCAATGTTCCTTTGGGTAAAGACGTGATTTCGCCTCCGGGGCATAGTGCCTTCAATGACGCGTCCGAAATGTTGACCTTTATTGAAAAACTTAGGGATCTTTCCGGTGGAAAACCCGTCGGCATTAAGCTCTGTCTTGGACACCGCCGAGAATTCGAAGAACTTGTTTCCCTGATGGCTCAGAAGAACTCGTATCCTGATTTCATCGCAGTTGATGGAGCTGAAGGGGGAACGGGAGCTGCGCCCTTGGAGTTCTCGAATTACATGGGTATGCCGGGCATCGACGCCCTTGTGATTGTCGTGGATACTCTGAAAAAGTTCGGTATCCGTGACAAGGTCAAGGTTTTAGCAACCGGCAAGATCACGACCGCCTTTGATATCGTCAAGCTTTTGTGTATCGGTGCCGATGCCACCTATGCCGCTCGTTCTATGTTGCTGGCCTTGGGTTGTATTCAGGCGCTTCGTTGCAATAACAATAAGTGTCCTACCGGCGTAGCTACCCAAGATCCGAACTTAGTGAAAGGTCTTCACGTCCCGACAAAACGTGAACGAGTTAAGAATTTCCACAGCGAAACTTTAGAAACGGTCGCCCATATCATCGGCGCGATGGGCCTTTCTAAACATCAAGACCTCAGCCGTGCTGATTTGTACAAGCGGATCGACGAAAATCAAATTAGAACTTACCAAGATCTTTATCCCGAACAAATTTGA